A stretch of Longimicrobium sp. DNA encodes these proteins:
- a CDS encoding NUDIX hydrolase encodes MADGERGTEPGLINRRPVHSGRIVDLGVDTVRFPDGSTGEMEMIRHSGASAVLPVLSDPGGPDPQIVLVRQYRYASGGYLYEVPAGRPDRPGEPWEECARRELREETGLEAGTLRPLTSIWTTPGFTDERIHLFLATDLTAGETEYDADEFMETIKLPMSEALRMVRDGEITDAKTICTLLYAAGFVFGH; translated from the coding sequence ATGGCAGACGGAGAACGCGGGACCGAACCGGGGCTCATCAACCGCCGGCCCGTGCACAGCGGGCGCATCGTTGACCTGGGGGTGGACACCGTCCGCTTTCCCGACGGGTCCACCGGTGAGATGGAGATGATCCGCCACTCCGGCGCGTCGGCGGTGCTGCCGGTGCTGAGCGACCCCGGCGGACCGGACCCGCAGATCGTGCTCGTCAGGCAGTACCGGTACGCATCCGGCGGCTACCTGTACGAAGTGCCCGCCGGGCGCCCCGACCGCCCCGGTGAGCCCTGGGAAGAATGCGCGCGCCGGGAGCTGCGCGAAGAAACCGGGCTGGAGGCGGGCACGCTGCGCCCCCTGACCTCCATCTGGACGACGCCCGGCTTCACCGACGAGCGCATTCACCTGTTCCTGGCCACGGACCTGACCGCCGGCGAAACGGAGTACGACGCCGACGAGTTCATGGAAACCATCAAGCTGCCCATGTCCGAGGCGCTGCGGATGGTGCGCGACGGCGAGATCACCGACGCCAAGACCATCTGTACGCTGCTGTACGCCGCCGGGTTCGTGTTCGGCCACTGA
- a CDS encoding sigma-70 family RNA polymerase sigma factor, producing the protein MLKLLVNDRDREARQPTPRERLKQLDDSGVVAAHLEGDRLAFGELVERYQNRLLNFVYRTTGDRERGEDLVQETFIRVYRHIHRFDQSKKFSTWIYTIASNLAKNELRNRSRNPLVLFQTLMKNRDADTRPLEWEDNTYRPDDLFRKRHLKSQVDSAVDQLPEHHRTVFVLREMEGKTYEEIAEITSTNLGTVKSRLNRARNNFAQLIAPLLD; encoded by the coding sequence ATGCTGAAACTCCTCGTCAACGATCGCGACCGCGAGGCCCGGCAGCCCACCCCGCGAGAGCGGCTCAAGCAGCTGGACGACAGCGGAGTGGTCGCCGCGCACCTCGAGGGCGACCGGCTGGCCTTCGGCGAGTTGGTGGAGCGCTACCAGAACCGCCTGCTGAACTTCGTCTACCGCACCACGGGCGACCGTGAGCGCGGCGAAGACCTGGTGCAGGAAACGTTCATCCGCGTCTACCGGCACATTCACCGCTTCGACCAGAGCAAGAAGTTCTCGACCTGGATCTACACGATCGCGTCGAACCTGGCCAAGAACGAGCTGCGCAACCGCTCGCGCAACCCGCTGGTGCTCTTTCAGACGCTGATGAAGAACCGCGACGCCGACACGCGTCCGCTGGAGTGGGAAGACAACACGTACCGGCCGGACGACCTGTTCCGGAAGCGGCACCTGAAGAGCCAGGTGGACTCGGCGGTCGACCAGCTTCCCGAGCACCACCGCACCGTCTTCGTCCTGCGCGAGATGGAGGGCAAGACGTACGAGGAAATCGCCGAGATCACCAGCACCAACCTGGGCACCGTGAAGAGCCGCCTGAACCGGGCGCGCAACAACTTCGCCCAGCTGATCGCGCCGCTGCTGGACTGA
- the holA gene encoding DNA polymerase III subunit delta: MPPIRAGQLDRTLRDRVAGGAFFFHGDEEFLREEAVARVVAAYVDPATRDFNFDQLRGTDVAAESLASMIGTPPMMAEHRVVIVRDAQGLSVTARDVVLAACKAPPAGLVLVLTAAIPSGSKAKFYDELKKHAVSIEFSPLSHDDAPGWVMESAREETGVEWEPEAARALVGGVGVDLGTLSSEIRKLAAYVQGRKRVTLDDVRAVGGAVPRQDRWAWFDLVAERRFREAIATLPVLLEQGENGVGLVIGMGGTLLRIGLVCAGGQGALERELKPYQKWMARRIGPQARKWSLPEVDRAMTELLRTDRLLKSASLNDRQAIEELLLRLWAVGSRREAA; this comes from the coding sequence TTGCCGCCCATCCGTGCCGGCCAGCTGGACCGCACTCTCCGCGACCGTGTCGCGGGGGGTGCGTTCTTCTTTCACGGCGACGAAGAGTTCCTGCGCGAAGAGGCCGTGGCCCGCGTCGTGGCGGCCTACGTGGACCCCGCCACCCGCGACTTCAACTTCGACCAGCTGCGCGGCACCGACGTCGCCGCCGAAAGCCTGGCCTCCATGATCGGCACGCCGCCGATGATGGCCGAGCACCGCGTGGTCATCGTCCGCGACGCGCAGGGGCTTTCGGTCACCGCGCGCGACGTGGTGCTGGCCGCGTGCAAGGCGCCCCCGGCCGGGCTGGTGCTCGTTCTCACCGCCGCCATCCCCTCCGGCTCCAAGGCCAAGTTTTACGACGAGCTGAAGAAGCACGCCGTTTCCATCGAGTTCTCGCCCCTTTCCCACGACGACGCGCCGGGATGGGTGATGGAGAGCGCCCGCGAGGAGACCGGGGTGGAGTGGGAGCCCGAGGCGGCGCGCGCGCTGGTCGGCGGGGTGGGGGTAGACCTGGGGACGCTCTCGTCCGAGATCCGGAAGCTGGCGGCCTACGTCCAGGGCCGGAAGCGCGTGACGCTGGACGACGTGCGCGCCGTGGGCGGGGCCGTGCCCCGGCAGGACCGCTGGGCGTGGTTCGACTTGGTCGCCGAGCGCCGCTTCCGCGAAGCCATCGCCACCCTTCCCGTGCTGCTGGAGCAGGGGGAGAACGGCGTGGGGCTGGTGATCGGCATGGGAGGGACGCTGCTGCGCATCGGCCTGGTGTGCGCGGGGGGGCAGGGCGCACTGGAGCGCGAGCTGAAGCCGTACCAGAAGTGGATGGCCCGCCGCATCGGCCCGCAGGCGCGGAAGTGGTCGCTGCCGGAGGTGGACCGGGCGATGACCGAGCTGCTGCGGACGGACCGGCTGCTGAAGTCGGCGTCGCTGAACGACCGCCAGGCCATCGAAGAGCTGCTGCTGCGCCTGTGGGCCGTAGGCAGCCGGCGCGAGGCGGCGTAG
- a CDS encoding alpha/beta fold hydrolase yields MAVTRRKLGIGVALAALAGAASAGAVRRRAAPVAGDRRELVFLVHGLGRTPVSMLLLARRLERQGFRAASFGYWSTTGTIRGLSGTLARHVEAALGDAPAVHFVGHSMGNIIIRGLLAEHRPERVGRVVMLAPPNQGSTTADRYARWIGWLMPHIHDLVTHPESTARTLRLPGDVDVGIIAGLRDGKVQVSETHLEGAREHAVVPSRHTFIMNRRDVQGLITGFLREGSFGLGAAA; encoded by the coding sequence GTGGCGGTGACGCGGCGCAAGCTGGGGATCGGCGTCGCGCTGGCCGCGCTCGCGGGCGCGGCGTCGGCGGGCGCCGTGCGCCGGCGCGCGGCGCCCGTGGCGGGGGACCGGCGCGAACTGGTGTTCCTGGTGCACGGCCTGGGACGCACCCCCGTTTCCATGCTGCTGCTCGCGCGGCGCCTGGAGCGCCAGGGCTTTCGCGCCGCCAGCTTCGGCTACTGGAGCACGACCGGGACGATTCGCGGGCTCAGCGGAACCCTGGCCCGCCACGTGGAAGCCGCCCTGGGCGACGCGCCCGCGGTCCACTTCGTGGGCCACAGCATGGGCAACATCATCATCCGGGGGCTGCTGGCGGAGCACCGGCCGGAGCGCGTGGGCCGCGTGGTGATGCTGGCGCCGCCCAACCAGGGGAGCACCACCGCGGACCGCTACGCCCGCTGGATCGGCTGGCTGATGCCGCACATCCACGACCTGGTGACGCATCCCGAGAGCACTGCCCGCACCCTGCGCCTTCCCGGCGACGTGGACGTGGGAATCATCGCCGGCCTGCGCGACGGCAAGGTCCAGGTGTCCGAAACCCACCTGGAAGGCGCCCGCGAGCACGCCGTGGTCCCTAGCCGCCACACCTTCATCATGAACCGCCGCGACGTGCAGGGCCTGATCACGGGCTTCCTGCGCGAGGGCAGCTTCGGCCTGGGCGCCGCCGCCTGA
- the lepA gene encoding translation elongation factor 4, with product MRLENIRNFCIVAHIDHGKSTLADRLLEQTGTLQLREMKDQVLDSMDIERERGITIKLNAVRMRYRANDGLEYQLNLIDTPGHVDFTYEVSRSLAACEGAILVVDASQGVQAQTLSNLFLAMEAGLEIIPVLNKIDLPGAEPERRRGELVDLLGVDPGDVLLASAKSGIGVDGILEAVVAKVPPPRGDRDAPPRALIFDSYYDKYVGAVPSIRVVDGVFRPGTRIAFGSNDSVYPIDEVGYMQLGRQPVPELGPGEVGYIIAGIKRVADTRSGDTILDAENQATELLPGYQEVKPMVFAGIYPTDTEQYEELRDALAKLKLNDASLVYEPETSLALGFGFRCGFLGLLHMEIVQERLEREHDLDLITTVPNVKYTVKMTDGRELWVESPSTLPDPTKIDEIEEPYVRTRVMCPAEYIGAVQKLCHERRGNFMGMTYPDPQRVELQYELPLAEIVLDFYDRLKSVTRGYASLDYDLAGYRPNPLVKLDMLINGDPVDAFSVIIHREKAYEYGRNIAEKLKELIPKQQFEVVIQAAIGQKIIARESISALRKNVTAKCYGGDISRKRKLLEKQKEGKKRMKQVGSVEIPQEAFLAVLQLGS from the coding sequence TTGCGACTTGAAAATATCCGGAACTTCTGCATCGTCGCCCACATCGACCACGGCAAGAGCACACTGGCCGACCGCCTCTTGGAGCAGACGGGAACGCTTCAGCTGCGCGAGATGAAGGACCAGGTGCTCGATTCCATGGACATCGAGCGCGAGCGGGGGATCACCATCAAGCTCAACGCCGTGCGCATGCGCTACCGCGCGAACGACGGCCTCGAGTACCAGCTGAACCTGATCGACACCCCCGGGCACGTCGACTTCACCTACGAGGTGTCGCGCTCGCTGGCGGCGTGCGAGGGCGCCATCCTGGTGGTGGACGCCTCGCAGGGGGTGCAGGCGCAGACGCTTTCGAACCTGTTCCTGGCGATGGAGGCGGGGCTGGAGATCATCCCCGTGCTCAACAAGATCGACCTTCCGGGCGCCGAGCCGGAGCGCCGCCGCGGCGAGCTGGTGGACCTGCTGGGGGTGGACCCCGGCGACGTGCTGCTGGCCTCGGCCAAGTCGGGGATCGGGGTCGACGGGATCCTGGAGGCCGTCGTCGCCAAGGTGCCGCCGCCGCGGGGTGACCGTGACGCCCCGCCGCGCGCGCTGATCTTCGACTCGTACTACGACAAGTACGTGGGCGCGGTGCCCAGCATCCGCGTGGTGGACGGGGTGTTCCGCCCGGGGACGCGCATCGCCTTCGGCAGCAACGACTCGGTGTACCCCATCGACGAGGTGGGCTACATGCAGCTGGGCCGGCAGCCGGTGCCCGAGCTGGGGCCGGGCGAGGTGGGCTACATCATCGCCGGCATCAAGCGGGTGGCCGACACCCGCTCCGGCGACACCATCCTCGACGCCGAAAACCAGGCGACGGAGCTGCTCCCCGGCTACCAGGAAGTGAAGCCCATGGTGTTCGCGGGGATCTATCCCACCGACACCGAGCAGTACGAGGAGCTGCGCGACGCCCTCGCCAAGCTGAAGCTGAACGACGCCTCGCTGGTGTACGAGCCCGAGACGTCGCTGGCGCTGGGCTTCGGCTTCCGCTGCGGGTTCCTGGGGCTGCTGCACATGGAGATCGTCCAGGAGCGGCTGGAGCGCGAGCACGATCTGGACCTGATCACCACCGTGCCCAACGTAAAGTACACGGTGAAGATGACGGACGGCCGGGAGCTGTGGGTGGAAAGCCCCAGCACCCTTCCGGACCCCACCAAGATCGACGAGATCGAGGAGCCGTACGTCCGCACCCGGGTGATGTGCCCAGCGGAGTACATCGGCGCCGTCCAGAAGCTGTGCCACGAGCGGCGCGGCAACTTCATGGGGATGACGTACCCGGACCCGCAGCGGGTGGAGCTGCAGTACGAGCTGCCCCTGGCCGAGATCGTCCTGGACTTCTACGACCGGCTGAAGTCGGTGACCCGCGGCTACGCGTCGCTGGACTACGACCTGGCGGGGTACCGGCCCAACCCGCTGGTGAAGCTGGACATGCTGATCAACGGCGACCCGGTGGACGCGTTCAGCGTGATCATCCACCGCGAAAAGGCGTACGAGTACGGCCGCAACATCGCCGAAAAGCTCAAGGAGCTGATCCCCAAGCAGCAGTTCGAGGTGGTGATCCAGGCGGCCATCGGGCAGAAGATCATCGCCCGCGAAAGCATCAGCGCCCTGCGGAAGAACGTGACCGCCAAGTGCTACGGCGGCGACATCTCGCGCAAGCGCAAGCTCCTGGAAAAGCAGAAGGAGGGCAAGAAGCGGATGAAGCAGGTGGGCAGCGTCGAAATCCCCCAGGAGGCCTTCCTGGCGGTGCTGCAGCTGGGGTCGTGA
- a CDS encoding FkbM family methyltransferase, with amino-acid sequence MRLPIVAGRLRGRWWLPASRGKILRILNGTYEREQTHLFERHLRSGATVLDVGAHVGYYTLLSSVLVGDAGRVHAFEPNPANADFLRRHVRINRLSNVRVEQAAVADRAGTARFDFGTGSGTGRLADAGALEVRTVRLDDYCAEHGLAPSAMKIDVEGAELSVLEGGRDTLARHRPVIFLSTHGPEVHHASLQVLRGLGYTLSPILGSDLDATSEVLALPAG; translated from the coding sequence GTGAGGCTTCCGATCGTCGCGGGGCGGCTGCGGGGGCGCTGGTGGCTGCCGGCCAGCCGCGGCAAGATCCTCCGCATCCTCAACGGCACCTACGAGCGCGAGCAGACGCACCTGTTCGAGCGGCACCTGCGCTCCGGCGCCACCGTGCTGGACGTGGGCGCGCACGTGGGCTACTACACCCTTCTCTCCTCTGTCCTCGTCGGCGACGCGGGGCGGGTGCACGCGTTCGAGCCCAACCCCGCGAACGCCGATTTCCTGCGCCGCCACGTGCGCATCAACCGGCTGTCGAACGTCCGAGTCGAGCAGGCGGCCGTCGCCGACCGGGCGGGGACGGCGCGCTTCGACTTCGGCACCGGGAGCGGCACGGGGCGCCTGGCCGACGCGGGCGCGCTGGAGGTGAGGACGGTGCGGCTGGACGACTACTGCGCGGAGCATGGGCTGGCGCCTTCGGCGATGAAGATCGACGTCGAGGGGGCGGAGCTTTCCGTGCTGGAGGGCGGACGCGACACGCTGGCCCGCCATCGCCCCGTCATCTTCCTTTCCACCCACGGACCGGAAGTGCACCACGCGTCGCTGCAGGTGCTGCGCGGCCTGGGCTACACGCTGTCTCCCATCCTGGGAAGCGACCTGGACGCCACCAGCGAAGTGCTGGCGCTTCCCGCGGGCTGA
- a CDS encoding glycosyltransferase: MALSVIVSTYNKPRDLERVLWGYAGQSRKDFELLVADDGSGPETPEVIRRVCAASGLEVVHVWHEDRGFRKSEIVNRAIEAAGGDTLMFTDGDTIPRSDLVEAHLQLARPGRYLGGGYVKLPAEVSDAITVDDVRQGRFADLGWLRDRGWRPGRRALRLIRSPRAAALLDRLTPTAPLFAGNNSSVARDAIYAVNGFDMAMGYGGLDRAVGYRLVNLGVRGIQVRHRAVCMHLHHDRPYKDPQVVRRNREILETIRRTGQTRALAGLAELRPDPSLRVTRIS; the protein is encoded by the coding sequence GTGGCCCTGTCGGTCATCGTTTCCACGTACAACAAGCCGCGCGACCTGGAGCGGGTGCTCTGGGGTTACGCCGGCCAGTCTCGGAAAGATTTCGAGCTGCTGGTGGCCGACGACGGCTCCGGGCCCGAAACGCCCGAGGTCATCCGTCGCGTCTGCGCCGCGTCGGGGCTGGAAGTGGTGCACGTGTGGCATGAGGACCGGGGCTTCCGCAAGAGCGAGATCGTCAACCGGGCCATCGAAGCTGCGGGGGGCGACACGCTGATGTTCACGGACGGCGACACCATCCCGCGGAGCGACCTCGTCGAGGCGCATCTCCAGCTCGCGCGCCCGGGGAGATACCTGGGCGGCGGCTACGTGAAGCTGCCCGCTGAGGTCAGCGACGCCATCACCGTGGATGACGTGCGCCAAGGGCGGTTCGCCGACCTGGGCTGGCTGCGTGACCGTGGATGGCGCCCGGGCCGGCGCGCGCTGCGGCTCATCCGCTCTCCCCGCGCCGCGGCGCTGCTGGACCGGCTGACGCCGACGGCGCCGCTGTTCGCGGGCAACAACTCGTCCGTGGCGCGCGACGCCATCTACGCGGTCAACGGCTTCGACATGGCGATGGGCTACGGCGGGCTGGACCGGGCTGTGGGCTACCGGCTCGTGAACCTGGGGGTGCGTGGGATCCAGGTTCGGCACCGGGCCGTCTGCATGCACCTTCACCACGATCGCCCGTACAAGGATCCGCAGGTGGTCCGGCGGAACCGGGAGATCCTGGAAACCATCCGGCGCACGGGGCAGACGCGGGCCCTCGCGGGCCTCGCCGAGCTGCGGCCGGACCCTTCGCTGCGCGTGACCCGCATCAGCTGA
- a CDS encoding ROK family protein produces the protein MTPGTAEKKWIVGVDLGGTNIVVGLVPIEGGEVLGFRTVPTESVRGAKFVVDRIVSLVEAAITEVTAAQGTSRAAVAGVGIGSPGPLDRKTGTVINTPNLGWRNFPLRDLVANQVKLPCALDNDANCATYGEWWLGAGRGVSSLVGLTLGTGIGGGIVLDGQIYHGCSDVAGEIGHMTIDSNGRKCKCGNYGCLEQYASGPAIALRAAEGIEAGAETSLVDMVDGKLEDITAATVYEATVQGDAYAAEVMKDTARFLGAGVASIINILNPEMVVIAGGVTRAGDTLFEPLRAEVRRRAFRSAQECCKIVPAELPGTAGVVGAAAVFKLENYGAV, from the coding sequence ATGACGCCCGGAACGGCCGAGAAGAAGTGGATCGTGGGGGTGGACCTTGGGGGCACCAACATCGTCGTGGGGCTGGTGCCCATCGAGGGTGGCGAGGTGCTGGGCTTCCGCACGGTTCCCACCGAGTCGGTGCGCGGCGCCAAGTTCGTCGTGGACCGCATCGTGTCGCTGGTGGAGGCGGCCATCACCGAGGTGACGGCGGCGCAGGGCACGTCGCGGGCGGCGGTGGCGGGGGTGGGCATCGGCTCGCCGGGGCCGCTGGACCGCAAGACGGGCACGGTGATCAACACTCCCAACCTGGGATGGCGCAACTTTCCCCTGCGCGACCTGGTGGCCAACCAGGTGAAACTGCCCTGCGCCCTGGACAACGACGCTAACTGCGCCACCTACGGCGAATGGTGGCTGGGCGCGGGCCGCGGCGTGAGCAGCCTGGTGGGGCTGACGCTGGGCACCGGCATCGGCGGCGGGATCGTGCTGGACGGGCAGATCTATCACGGCTGCAGCGACGTGGCCGGTGAGATCGGGCACATGACCATCGACAGCAACGGCCGCAAGTGCAAGTGCGGCAACTACGGCTGCCTGGAGCAGTACGCCAGCGGCCCGGCCATCGCGCTGCGCGCGGCCGAGGGGATCGAGGCGGGCGCCGAGACCTCGCTGGTGGACATGGTGGACGGCAAGCTCGAGGACATCACCGCCGCCACGGTGTACGAGGCCACGGTGCAGGGCGACGCCTACGCGGCCGAGGTGATGAAGGACACGGCGCGGTTCCTGGGGGCCGGGGTGGCGAGCATCATCAACATCCTGAACCCCGAGATGGTGGTGATCGCGGGCGGCGTGACGCGCGCGGGTGACACCCTGTTCGAGCCGCTGCGCGCCGAGGTGCGCCGCCGCGCGTTCCGCAGCGCGCAGGAGTGCTGCAAGATCGTTCCGGCCGAGCTTCCCGGCACCGCCGGCGTGGTGGGCGCCGCGGCTGTGTTCAAGCTGGAGAACTACGGGGCGGTGTAG
- the surE gene encoding 5'/3'-nucleotidase SurE, translating into MFILCTNDDGYLAPGLGVLSEAAKALGDVHVVAPDREQSAQSHALTMHFPLRAKQVREGVHHVDGTPTDCVAVALGALLERKPDLVLSGINHGPNMGEDVLYSGTVAAAMEATILGIPAVAVSYAGRDAAHMQSYGPLLEALLPQLATRGEFPAETLLNVNLPPIDASAVKGVQVTRLARRVYADSLTRAHDPNGREYFWIGGGNVEWSAPEGTDFHAVNEGYVSVTPLHLDLTNHALIQDVAAWNLAV; encoded by the coding sequence ATGTTCATTCTCTGCACCAACGACGACGGATACCTGGCCCCGGGGCTGGGCGTGCTTTCCGAGGCGGCCAAGGCGCTGGGCGACGTGCACGTCGTGGCGCCCGACCGCGAGCAGAGCGCGCAGAGCCACGCGCTGACCATGCACTTTCCCCTGCGCGCCAAGCAGGTGCGCGAGGGGGTCCATCACGTGGACGGCACGCCCACGGACTGCGTGGCCGTGGCGCTCGGGGCGCTGCTGGAACGCAAGCCCGACCTGGTGCTCAGCGGCATCAACCACGGCCCGAACATGGGCGAGGACGTGCTGTACTCGGGCACCGTCGCCGCGGCCATGGAGGCGACGATCCTGGGCATTCCCGCGGTCGCCGTTTCGTACGCCGGGCGCGACGCCGCGCACATGCAGAGCTACGGGCCGCTGCTGGAGGCGCTGCTTCCGCAGCTCGCCACCCGCGGCGAGTTCCCGGCGGAAACGCTGCTGAACGTGAACCTGCCGCCCATCGACGCGTCTGCCGTCAAAGGCGTGCAGGTTACCCGGCTGGCGCGCCGCGTCTACGCCGATTCGCTCACCCGCGCGCACGACCCCAATGGCCGCGAGTACTTCTGGATCGGCGGGGGCAACGTGGAGTGGTCGGCGCCGGAGGGAACGGACTTCCACGCGGTGAACGAGGGCTACGTCTCGGTGACGCCGCTGCACCTGGACCTCACCAACCACGCCCTGATCCAGGACGTCGCCGCGTGGAACCTCGCGGTATGA
- a CDS encoding protein-L-isoaspartate(D-aspartate) O-methyltransferase has product MSDRYTGQRRALIGTMQERGIRDLNVLRAFDEVHRHEFLPDAVRHRAYEDAPVPIGYQQTASQPSLQALYMQVLDLQRDDKVLEIGTGCGFQTAVLAKLVDRVYSVERIRELSIRSREKLDQLRISNVALLVGDGTIGWSRYAPFDAILVAAAAPDVPQPLLDQLAPGGRMLIPVGGRDMQQLMLITREADGFSEREVTACTFVPLLGRFGWMDAPRA; this is encoded by the coding sequence ATGAGCGACCGCTACACCGGGCAGCGGCGCGCGCTCATCGGCACCATGCAGGAGCGCGGGATCCGCGACCTGAACGTGCTGCGCGCCTTCGACGAGGTGCACCGCCACGAGTTTTTGCCAGACGCGGTGCGCCACCGCGCGTACGAAGACGCGCCTGTCCCCATCGGCTACCAGCAGACGGCGTCGCAGCCCTCGTTGCAGGCGCTGTACATGCAGGTGCTCGACCTGCAGCGCGACGACAAGGTGCTGGAGATCGGCACGGGGTGCGGCTTTCAGACGGCCGTGCTTGCCAAGCTGGTGGACCGCGTCTACTCGGTGGAGCGCATCCGCGAGCTTTCCATCCGCTCCCGTGAAAAGCTCGACCAGCTCCGCATCAGCAACGTAGCGCTGCTGGTGGGGGACGGGACGATCGGATGGAGCCGCTACGCGCCCTTCGACGCCATCTTGGTGGCCGCGGCGGCGCCGGACGTACCGCAGCCGCTGCTGGACCAGCTGGCGCCGGGCGGGCGGATGCTGATTCCCGTCGGCGGGCGCGATATGCAGCAGCTGATGCTGATCACCCGCGAGGCCGACGGCTTCAGCGAGCGCGAGGTGACGGCGTGCACCTTCGTGCCGCTGCTGGGCCGCTTCGGCTGGATGGACGCGCCCCGCGCCTGA
- a CDS encoding CsbD family protein, which produces MDDRNLTERGVDNNITGALKDLGGKVKDAVGGLTGDSSLQAEGKLDQGEGKLQDKLGDLQRGIDRKL; this is translated from the coding sequence ATGGACGATCGCAACCTTACCGAGCGCGGTGTCGACAACAACATCACCGGCGCGCTGAAGGACCTGGGCGGCAAGGTCAAGGACGCCGTGGGCGGTCTTACCGGCGACAGCAGCCTGCAGGCCGAGGGCAAGCTCGACCAGGGCGAGGGCAAGCTGCAGGACAAGCTGGGCGACCTGCAGCGCGGCATCGACCGCAAGCTGTAA
- a CDS encoding DUF1206 domain-containing protein: MTDVSSRVQAAGRRAASDAAPWVTRLARMGYAAKGLVYLTIGGLSAQAAWSAGRVEGSEGALSTLRGQPFGWTLLAMMAVGLAGYVVWRVVQTALDPENKGSDAKGLGARAGYAISAVAYAGLALEAVRLLSGGGSQGSGGSHWTGAVMEKPFGQLLVGAVGLGIAAYGLFQLYRGATSDIAKRLGFGGLNADLRRRIVTLGRVGTCARGVVFAIAGWMVILAALRHQPGKAAGLQGALVTLREQSHGRWLLGAAALGLMAYGVFQLAKARYRRIQPA, translated from the coding sequence TTGACGGACGTCTCTTCACGGGTGCAGGCGGCCGGGCGGCGTGCGGCCAGCGACGCCGCGCCCTGGGTCACGCGGCTGGCGCGCATGGGCTACGCGGCCAAGGGCCTGGTGTACCTCACGATCGGCGGCCTCTCGGCGCAGGCGGCGTGGTCCGCCGGGCGTGTGGAAGGCTCCGAGGGCGCGCTCTCCACCCTGCGCGGCCAGCCGTTCGGGTGGACGCTGCTGGCGATGATGGCCGTCGGCCTTGCCGGATACGTGGTGTGGCGCGTGGTGCAGACCGCGCTGGACCCCGAGAACAAGGGGAGCGATGCGAAAGGCCTGGGTGCGCGCGCCGGCTACGCGATCAGCGCCGTCGCGTACGCGGGGCTCGCGCTCGAGGCGGTGCGGCTGCTGTCCGGTGGCGGCAGCCAGGGTAGCGGCGGATCGCACTGGACGGGGGCGGTGATGGAGAAGCCGTTCGGGCAGCTGCTGGTGGGCGCCGTGGGGCTGGGGATCGCCGCCTACGGCCTGTTTCAGCTGTACCGCGGCGCAACGTCCGACATCGCCAAGCGCCTGGGCTTCGGCGGGCTGAACGCGGACCTGCGCCGGCGCATCGTAACGCTGGGCCGGGTGGGGACGTGCGCGCGCGGCGTGGTGTTCGCCATCGCGGGGTGGATGGTGATCCTGGCGGCGCTGCGCCACCAGCCCGGCAAGGCCGCCGGGCTGCAGGGCGCGCTCGTCACGCTGCGGGAGCAGTCGCACGGGCGCTGGCTGCTGGGCGCCGCCGCCCTGGGACTGATGGCGTACGGCGTTTTCCAGCTGGCCAAGGCCCGCTACCGGCGCATTCAGCCGGCCTGA
- the ytxJ gene encoding bacillithiol system redox-active protein YtxJ: MKQIASRQDVDEALGQDGAILFKYSMTCPISANARREMESFLERRPDAPVFKLDVHEAPEASEYVSEKTGLEHESPQVIIVRGGKPDWHATHFDVTASALEEQIG, from the coding sequence ATGAAGCAGATCGCCAGCAGGCAGGACGTCGACGAGGCGCTGGGCCAGGACGGGGCCATCCTCTTCAAGTACAGCATGACGTGCCCCATCAGCGCCAATGCGCGGCGCGAGATGGAAAGCTTCCTGGAGCGCCGGCCCGATGCCCCGGTCTTCAAGCTCGACGTGCACGAGGCGCCCGAGGCGTCGGAGTACGTGTCGGAAAAGACGGGGCTCGAGCACGAGTCGCCGCAGGTGATCATCGTTCGCGGGGGCAAGCCCGACTGGCATGCCACCCACTTCGACGTCACCGCCTCGGCGCTCGAGGAGCAGATCGGCTGA